In one window of Chryseobacterium sp. JV274 DNA:
- a CDS encoding ParB/RepB/Spo0J family partition protein: protein MKDKKRAMGRGLGAILSAESKATVNSATDEGADKFVGNIVEVSLEDIYPNPTQPRTYFDEKALNELAQSIENLGVIQPITLRKDGEKFEIISGERRYRATKIAGLTTIPAYIRLVNDQELLEMALVENIQREDLDAIEIALTYHRLLEEIGLTQENLSQRIGKDRSTITNSIRLLRLNPDIQNAIRSGEISAGHGRAIISLESEEDQQVLFELIIKEKLNVRQAEQAAAALKNPKSPAAKKAKVELSNNYKKAQKTIADILDVKVEIKSSGNGKKGKIVLDFKNEEELEYILSHIK, encoded by the coding sequence ATGAAGGACAAAAAAAGAGCTATGGGACGCGGTTTGGGCGCTATTTTAAGTGCAGAATCTAAAGCAACTGTCAATTCAGCTACTGATGAAGGAGCAGATAAGTTTGTGGGAAATATTGTAGAAGTTTCGCTTGAAGATATCTATCCGAACCCGACGCAGCCGAGAACTTATTTTGATGAAAAAGCATTAAACGAGCTTGCACAGTCAATTGAAAACCTAGGTGTAATCCAGCCGATTACCCTGAGAAAAGATGGTGAAAAGTTTGAAATCATTTCCGGGGAAAGACGTTACAGAGCAACTAAAATTGCAGGGTTAACGACTATTCCTGCCTATATCCGTTTAGTAAATGATCAGGAACTTCTTGAGATGGCTCTTGTTGAAAATATCCAGAGAGAAGATCTTGATGCCATCGAAATTGCATTGACTTATCATAGGCTTTTAGAGGAAATAGGACTTACACAGGAAAATCTGAGCCAGAGAATAGGAAAGGACAGAAGTACCATTACCAATTCTATCAGGCTGTTAAGACTAAATCCGGATATTCAGAATGCTATCAGAAGCGGTGAAATTTCTGCAGGACACGGCAGAGCAATCATCAGTCTTGAAAGTGAAGAAGATCAGCAGGTTTTGTTCGAGCTTATTATCAAAGAAAAATTAAACGTTCGTCAGGCAGAGCAGGCTGCTGCTGCATTGAAAAATCCAAAATCTCCCGCTGCAAAAAAAGCAAAAGTGGAGCTTTCCAATAACTATAAAAAAGCCCAGAAGACAATCGCTGATATCTTGGATGTAAAAGTGGAAATCAAATCTTCTGGAAATGGTAAAAAAGGTAAAATTGTCCTGGACTTCAAAAATGAAGAAGAGCTGGAATATATTTTATCCCATATTAAATAA
- a CDS encoding OmpA family protein, translated as MNFNKTYVGALFLSSALLLTSCEAVQNSNHQQRGTAVGVASGAVLGGILGNNVGKGGNGAIGAVLGGIIGGVAGNVIGNKMDKQAKDIKETLPGAQVERVGDGIKVTMNESIVNFAFDSSNLTSVAQTNLDKLAQVLVNNPDTNINIYGHTDSVGKDAYNVALSQRRADAVKSYLVGKGIVSSRMFTKGEGKNMPVASNDTDEGRAKNRRVEFAITANEKMINDAKQGQ; from the coding sequence ATGAATTTTAATAAAACATACGTAGGAGCCCTTTTCTTGTCATCAGCATTATTATTGACAAGCTGTGAGGCGGTTCAGAATTCAAATCACCAACAAAGAGGTACAGCAGTAGGTGTTGCTTCAGGAGCAGTACTTGGAGGTATCTTGGGTAACAATGTAGGAAAAGGAGGAAATGGAGCTATTGGTGCTGTATTAGGTGGTATTATCGGTGGTGTAGCTGGTAATGTTATCGGTAACAAAATGGACAAGCAGGCTAAAGATATTAAAGAAACTTTACCAGGAGCTCAGGTAGAAAGAGTAGGAGATGGTATTAAAGTAACAATGAACGAAAGTATCGTTAATTTTGCATTCGACTCTTCAAACCTTACTTCTGTTGCACAGACTAACCTGGATAAACTGGCTCAGGTATTAGTGAATAACCCTGATACCAATATCAATATCTACGGACATACAGACAGCGTAGGTAAAGATGCTTACAACGTGGCGCTTTCTCAAAGAAGAGCAGATGCCGTGAAATCTTATTTAGTAGGAAAAGGAATTGTATCAAGCAGAATGTTCACAAAAGGGGAAGGTAAAAATATGCCGGTAGCCAGCAATGATACTGATGAAGGAAGAGCTAAAAACAGAAGAGTTGAATTTGCGATCACTGCAAATGAAAAAATGATTAATGATGCCAAGCAAGGGCAGTAA
- a CDS encoding WbqC family protein encodes MNMKNVLLPAFYLPPISWFSVLLNPENEITLEQFESFPKQTYRNRANIYGANGKLSLIIPIHHNGKREFKDVEISYREDWRALHWKSIKTAYQSSPYFEYYEDKFRKIFELQEKYLLDFNLKGIEVIQQILKTEKAHSLNEEYIKNPESINFREKFSAKLPSEFQMEEYYQTFSDKFGFLEDLSVLDLLCNKGPESLMYIKNIKQAY; translated from the coding sequence ATGAATATGAAGAATGTATTATTGCCGGCATTTTATTTGCCCCCAATTTCATGGTTTTCAGTGTTGTTAAATCCTGAGAATGAAATTACACTGGAACAGTTTGAGAGCTTTCCCAAGCAGACTTATAGAAACAGAGCGAACATCTATGGAGCCAACGGAAAACTGTCTTTAATAATCCCTATCCATCATAACGGAAAAAGAGAATTTAAAGATGTTGAAATTTCTTACCGTGAAGATTGGAGAGCCCTGCATTGGAAATCAATCAAAACAGCATATCAGAGTTCCCCTTATTTTGAATACTATGAAGATAAGTTCAGAAAAATATTTGAGCTTCAGGAAAAGTATCTTCTTGATTTTAACCTTAAAGGGATAGAAGTCATCCAACAGATACTTAAAACAGAAAAGGCACACTCTTTGAATGAAGAATATATCAAAAATCCTGAGAGTATTAATTTCAGAGAAAAGTTTTCGGCAAAACTTCCTTCAGAGTTTCAGATGGAAGAATATTACCAGACGTTTTCTGATAAATTCGGATTTTTGGAGGATTTGTCGGTTCTTGATCTTCTATGCAATAAAGGTCCGGAATCGCTTATGTATATAAAAAATATAAAACAAGCATATTAG
- the lepB gene encoding signal peptidase I, whose product MNYFLTYTVYVLILSVLMGVSSWKLFKKMGYSPLFAFIPFYNYFIILKETKHPKWWAILSYLPIVGPIMMSVFHLYLVKKFGKTLFKDQILTVILPFIYMAVINYSKDVELEDENANDLFLTDEEKNDKKKDTFVGSITFAVVFATIIHVFVTQPFGIPTGSMERTLLVGDFLFVNKWSYGYRLPMRPVAIPFLQGTIMDTGQKGNPKDDPKSYVDGIKLPYTRILQFNKPQKNDVVVFNYPQDSVHTAIDRKDPYVKRCVATAGDTFEMRAGRLFVNGKPEVVLGDQEVQHRYIVTTDAQLDIPTLYKAYGFLPVQEFQQDNGGFIYGFQGLTDKTAKEIKELPHVLDMKEEVSAKGEAAVYYRDEAKTKIDTTQSIFPINKPWNQDWYGPLRIPKKGDVVAINQETLPTYQWIISEYEHNSLEKKNGKIFINGREATQYTIQQDYYMMVGDNRDASLDARFFGFVPEENIVGKPMFTWMSLQGAFADSSSTYQAPFKIRWERMFKATNTGEANKTSYWWIAAMILILFFGWEYFVKLFRKKKTEDD is encoded by the coding sequence ATGAATTATTTTTTAACTTATACAGTATATGTCCTCATACTATCCGTATTGATGGGCGTTTCATCTTGGAAACTGTTCAAGAAAATGGGCTATAGCCCTTTATTTGCTTTTATCCCTTTCTACAACTATTTCATCATTCTGAAAGAAACAAAACATCCGAAATGGTGGGCGATTCTGTCTTATCTTCCGATTGTAGGGCCAATCATGATGTCTGTTTTCCACCTTTATCTGGTGAAAAAGTTCGGGAAAACCCTTTTCAAAGATCAGATTCTTACCGTGATCCTGCCGTTTATTTATATGGCGGTGATCAACTATTCTAAAGATGTAGAGTTAGAAGATGAAAATGCAAACGATCTGTTTCTTACAGACGAAGAAAAGAATGATAAAAAGAAAGATACATTCGTAGGTTCTATTACCTTCGCGGTAGTTTTTGCAACCATTATCCACGTTTTTGTAACACAGCCTTTCGGGATTCCTACAGGATCTATGGAAAGAACATTATTGGTGGGTGACTTCCTTTTTGTAAACAAATGGAGCTATGGTTACAGACTTCCGATGCGTCCGGTAGCAATACCTTTCCTTCAGGGGACCATTATGGATACAGGACAGAAAGGTAACCCGAAGGATGATCCAAAATCTTACGTAGACGGAATAAAGCTTCCTTACACAAGAATTTTACAATTCAACAAGCCGCAGAAAAATGATGTGGTGGTTTTCAACTATCCTCAGGATTCTGTACATACAGCGATCGACAGAAAAGATCCTTACGTAAAACGTTGTGTTGCTACAGCAGGTGATACTTTTGAAATGAGAGCCGGAAGACTTTTCGTTAACGGAAAGCCGGAAGTTGTTTTAGGAGATCAGGAAGTACAGCACAGATATATTGTAACAACCGATGCTCAATTAGATATCCCAACCTTATATAAAGCTTATGGATTTTTACCGGTTCAGGAGTTTCAACAGGATAACGGAGGATTTATTTATGGTTTTCAGGGGTTAACGGATAAGACGGCTAAAGAAATTAAAGAACTTCCTCATGTTCTTGATATGAAGGAAGAAGTTTCAGCAAAAGGTGAAGCTGCAGTATATTACAGAGATGAAGCCAAAACAAAGATTGATACTACTCAGTCTATTTTCCCGATCAACAAACCTTGGAATCAGGATTGGTACGGCCCGCTTAGAATTCCTAAAAAAGGAGATGTGGTAGCTATCAACCAGGAAACACTTCCAACCTATCAGTGGATCATTTCTGAATATGAGCACAACAGTTTAGAGAAAAAGAACGGGAAAATCTTTATCAACGGAAGAGAAGCAACCCAGTATACTATTCAGCAGGATTATTATATGATGGTAGGGGACAATAGAGATGCTTCTTTAGATGCAAGATTCTTTGGTTTTGTTCCTGAAGAAAATATTGTAGGAAAGCCAATGTTTACATGGATGAGTCTTCAGGGTGCATTTGCAGACAGCAGTTCTACTTATCAGGCGCCATTCAAAATCCGTTGGGAAAGAATGTTCAAAGCAACCAATACAGGAGAAGCCAATAAAACCTCTTACTGGTGGATTGCAGCGATGATCCTGATCTTGTTCTTCGGATGGGAATATTTCGTAAAATTATTCAGAAAGAAAAAAACTGAAGACGACTAA
- a CDS encoding energy transducer TonB, which produces MKQHNQNQEFRFNEVLFEHRNKEYGAYALRNESDRILTKALFIGASLMAAVSITPFVISAMKSDVMIDRIKDNGERRIIKIVEPPEKDPPVQIVKTVAPPNTKTFDSTVPTPSSEAKDDVKKDPVPDDAVAGFVNNFKGDPVAPNTPNVPVSVGTGPVINTLPPVISDPVDKNKIAESGELGVEANFTGGIDSFRNKVMNNFDGSGFESEDVVKTTVTFIVEMDGTISGVKANGTNADFNSEAMRTIKNISSKGKWIPAKNKKGEFVRSYFKFPISMKFDN; this is translated from the coding sequence ATGAAACAACATAATCAAAACCAGGAATTTCGTTTTAACGAAGTTCTCTTTGAGCACCGCAATAAAGAATATGGTGCCTATGCATTAAGAAACGAATCAGATCGAATATTAACCAAAGCGCTTTTTATCGGAGCAAGTTTAATGGCCGCAGTATCTATTACTCCGTTTGTGATTTCTGCAATGAAATCAGATGTAATGATAGATAGAATTAAGGATAATGGTGAAAGAAGAATAATTAAAATTGTTGAACCACCTGAAAAAGATCCTCCTGTCCAGATTGTAAAAACTGTTGCACCTCCAAACACGAAAACGTTTGACAGTACAGTGCCTACACCATCAAGTGAAGCTAAAGATGATGTAAAAAAAGATCCTGTACCGGATGACGCTGTTGCGGGCTTTGTAAACAACTTTAAAGGAGATCCTGTAGCACCTAATACACCGAATGTTCCAGTATCAGTAGGAACAGGCCCTGTAATTAATACTCTGCCACCGGTAATTTCTGATCCGGTGGATAAAAATAAAATTGCAGAATCTGGAGAACTTGGTGTAGAAGCGAATTTCACAGGAGGAATAGACTCCTTCAGAAATAAAGTAATGAACAACTTCGATGGTTCAGGATTTGAATCAGAAGATGTAGTAAAAACGACAGTTACCTTTATTGTAGAAATGGACGGAACCATCTCAGGGGTAAAAGCTAATGGAACCAACGCCGACTTTAACAGTGAAGCTATGAGAACAATCAAAAATATCTCAAGCAAAGGAAAATGGATTCCAGCCAAAAACAAAAAAGGAGAATTCGTAAGAAGTTATTTCAAATTTCCTATCTCAATGAAGTTTGATAATTAA
- a CDS encoding ParA family protein has translation MAKIIGIANQKGGVGKTTTAVNLAAALGVLEKRILIIDADPQANATSGLGVEDVQYSTYNLLEHSAETRVCIKRTATPNLDIIPSHIDLVAAEIELVDKEDREYMLRKALASVRDDYDYIIIDCAPSLGLITVNALTAADSVIIPIQCEYFALEGLGKLLNTVKNVQKIHNKDLGIEGLLLTMYDSRLRLSNQVVEEVNLHFPEMVFETIISRNVRLSEAPSFGESILNYDAESKGAVQYIQLAEEVLLRNENLIKN, from the coding sequence ATGGCAAAAATCATAGGTATTGCTAATCAAAAAGGAGGCGTTGGTAAAACTACCACCGCTGTCAACTTGGCGGCAGCATTAGGAGTATTGGAAAAAAGAATATTAATCATTGATGCTGATCCTCAGGCGAATGCTACATCCGGTCTGGGTGTTGAAGATGTTCAGTATTCTACTTATAATCTTTTGGAGCATAGTGCAGAAACAAGAGTTTGCATCAAAAGAACTGCGACTCCGAACCTGGATATTATTCCGTCGCATATCGATTTGGTAGCTGCGGAAATTGAATTGGTAGACAAGGAGGATCGTGAGTATATGCTGAGAAAAGCACTGGCCAGTGTAAGAGACGATTATGACTATATCATCATCGACTGTGCACCGAGTTTAGGTCTTATTACAGTAAACGCTCTTACTGCAGCAGATTCTGTAATTATTCCGATCCAGTGTGAGTATTTTGCATTAGAAGGACTGGGGAAACTTTTGAATACCGTTAAAAACGTTCAGAAGATCCATAATAAAGATCTTGGGATAGAAGGTCTTCTTCTTACGATGTATGACAGCCGATTGAGATTATCCAATCAGGTAGTGGAAGAAGTAAATCTGCACTTCCCGGAAATGGTTTTTGAAACCATTATCAGCAGAAACGTAAGATTGAGTGAAGCACCAAGTTTTGGAGAAAGTATCCTGAATTATGATGCAGAAAGTAAAGGAGCTGTTCAGTATATTCAATTAGCTGAAGAAGTTCTTTTAAGGAACGAAAACTTAATAAAGAATTAA
- a CDS encoding adenylosuccinate synthase encodes MSTYVVVGLQYGDEGKGKITDVLSAKSDYVVRFQGGDNAGHTVYVGEEKFVLHLLPSGVLQCKGKCIIANGVVVNPKSFIREVGQIESKGLRTDHIFISRRAHVIMPYHILLDTYREEEHGGTQIGTTKKGIGPCYEDKIARIGIRMVDLLNPEILRDKIEKNLKVKNSLFEKYYGKPTLDVEEIYNEYLAIGKQLQDRIVDTELELNEAIRDGKNVLFEGAQALMLDIDFGTYPYVTSSSPSTGGVCTGAGVPPTSLQNLIGVAKAYCTRVGNGPFPSELDNELGEKIRQIGGEFGATTGRPRRTGWLDLVSLKHACMINGINNLVITKLDVLTGIENLKVVTHYKTEDGKIIDYFTSSTEKLYNYEPIYQDLPGWSEDITKARSYDELPDTAQKYIEFIEKYLGINVYLVSVGPERSQNIIRKELF; translated from the coding sequence ATGTCAACTTATGTAGTTGTAGGTCTTCAGTACGGAGATGAAGGCAAAGGAAAAATCACGGATGTTTTATCAGCAAAATCGGACTATGTAGTACGTTTCCAGGGTGGAGATAACGCAGGTCACACGGTTTATGTGGGTGAAGAAAAATTCGTTTTGCACCTTCTTCCTTCAGGAGTTCTTCAATGCAAAGGGAAATGTATCATTGCGAACGGAGTAGTGGTAAACCCTAAGTCTTTTATTAGAGAAGTTGGTCAGATCGAGAGCAAAGGCTTGAGAACAGATCACATCTTTATCAGCAGAAGAGCGCATGTGATCATGCCTTACCACATCCTTTTGGATACTTACCGTGAAGAGGAACACGGAGGAACTCAGATTGGAACTACCAAAAAAGGAATCGGACCTTGTTATGAAGATAAAATTGCAAGAATCGGGATCAGAATGGTAGATCTTTTAAATCCAGAAATTTTAAGAGATAAAATTGAGAAAAACTTAAAAGTTAAGAATTCTCTTTTTGAAAAATATTACGGAAAACCAACATTAGACGTTGAAGAAATCTACAACGAATATTTAGCAATCGGAAAACAGCTTCAGGACAGAATCGTTGATACTGAATTAGAGCTGAACGAAGCGATCAGAGACGGTAAAAACGTATTATTCGAAGGAGCACAGGCGTTGATGTTGGATATCGACTTCGGTACTTATCCATATGTAACTTCATCTTCTCCGTCTACAGGAGGAGTTTGTACAGGAGCTGGTGTTCCGCCAACTTCGCTTCAGAACTTAATCGGTGTGGCAAAAGCATACTGTACAAGAGTTGGAAACGGTCCTTTCCCTTCTGAATTAGATAACGAACTGGGTGAGAAAATCAGACAGATCGGTGGTGAATTCGGAGCTACTACAGGTAGACCGAGAAGAACAGGTTGGTTAGACCTTGTTTCTTTAAAGCACGCTTGTATGATCAACGGAATCAACAATCTTGTGATCACTAAGCTTGACGTTCTTACAGGAATTGAAAACCTGAAAGTAGTAACACATTATAAAACTGAAGACGGGAAAATTATTGATTATTTCACTTCTTCAACAGAAAAGCTATACAATTACGAGCCAATCTATCAGGATTTACCAGGTTGGAGCGAAGATATTACAAAAGCAAGAAGCTATGATGAACTTCCTGACACTGCTCAGAAATACATCGAGTTTATTGAGAAATACTTAGGAATCAATGTATACTTAGTTTCTGTAGGTCCTGAAAGAAGTCAGAACATCATCAGAAAAGAATTATTCTAA
- a CDS encoding S8 family serine peptidase, translating to MKKVLLAAVFLAGFSFSFAQESKAKSIDPNEDKDLMTWYHKDFTTSKVYGVNTANAYKYLESKGLKPKTVVVGVLDSGVQVDHPGLVNNLWSNPNEIPGNGKDDDGNGYIDDVHGWNFIGGKNGDIDIDNMEVTRVVAKYKPVFEGSDSTKNKANQAQMKEEFEMYMKAKDMFNTKSIEAQQDFMTYSMLNELIPNMVKLLGGKPVTAETLSAIKAPTDQKDAIALEFLGQISQSPEFKGKSSTEFEKKMKEEMKEAIDHFAPAAKQYDLSYDPRKEIVGDNYDDYSEKGYGNNHYEGPDAEHGTHVAGIIAGLPQGKEIQHGVASKVAKIMSVRTVPNGDERDKDVANAIRYAVDNGAKVLNMSFGKPVSPGKNVVWDAFKYAEDKGVLLVKAAGNENEDVAEHLAYPTNFKNVTDEKPFVSNVLVVGASTNKNSALRADFSNYNKKMVNVFAPGEEIYSTVPKNEYKYLQGTSMASPVVAGGAAVLLAYMPDLKPYQIIEALVKSSNPSTANGFTDQSQAGGVIDLKKAAEYAYTNFYKGKPSSTAKPSKSVKMAVKK from the coding sequence ATGAAAAAGGTATTATTAGCTGCAGTTTTTTTAGCAGGTTTTAGTTTTTCTTTCGCACAGGAATCTAAAGCTAAAAGTATTGATCCAAACGAAGACAAAGATCTGATGACATGGTATCATAAGGATTTTACAACTTCAAAAGTATATGGGGTAAATACGGCAAATGCTTATAAATACTTAGAATCTAAAGGACTGAAGCCTAAAACCGTTGTGGTAGGAGTTTTGGATAGTGGAGTACAGGTAGACCACCCCGGATTGGTAAATAACCTTTGGTCAAACCCTAATGAAATTCCCGGAAATGGTAAAGATGATGACGGAAACGGATATATTGATGATGTACACGGTTGGAACTTCATTGGAGGTAAAAACGGTGATATTGATATCGACAATATGGAAGTGACAAGAGTCGTTGCCAAATACAAACCTGTTTTTGAAGGAAGTGATTCTACTAAGAATAAAGCAAATCAGGCTCAAATGAAAGAAGAGTTTGAAATGTATATGAAGGCCAAAGATATGTTCAATACAAAAAGTATCGAGGCTCAACAGGATTTTATGACCTATTCTATGCTGAATGAGCTGATTCCTAATATGGTTAAATTATTAGGAGGTAAGCCTGTAACAGCTGAAACACTTTCAGCAATTAAAGCCCCTACAGATCAAAAAGATGCAATCGCACTGGAATTCCTGGGCCAGATTTCTCAAAGTCCTGAATTCAAAGGAAAATCTTCCACTGAATTTGAAAAAAAGATGAAGGAAGAGATGAAGGAGGCAATAGACCATTTTGCTCCGGCAGCAAAACAATATGATCTTTCCTATGATCCTAGAAAAGAGATTGTAGGTGATAACTATGATGATTATTCTGAAAAAGGCTATGGTAACAATCATTACGAAGGACCGGATGCAGAACATGGAACTCACGTAGCAGGAATCATTGCAGGACTTCCCCAGGGAAAAGAGATTCAGCACGGGGTAGCTTCAAAAGTTGCTAAGATCATGTCTGTAAGAACAGTTCCAAATGGCGATGAAAGAGATAAGGATGTTGCCAACGCCATCAGATATGCAGTAGATAACGGAGCGAAAGTTTTAAATATGAGCTTCGGGAAACCTGTTTCCCCGGGTAAAAATGTAGTCTGGGATGCTTTTAAATATGCCGAAGATAAAGGGGTACTTTTGGTAAAAGCTGCAGGTAATGAAAATGAAGATGTAGCAGAACATCTGGCATATCCTACCAACTTTAAAAATGTTACTGATGAAAAACCATTTGTAAGCAATGTTCTTGTGGTAGGAGCAAGTACCAATAAAAACAGTGCTTTGAGAGCCGATTTTTCTAACTACAATAAAAAAATGGTGAATGTTTTCGCTCCGGGAGAGGAAATTTATTCTACCGTTCCTAAAAACGAATACAAATACCTTCAGGGAACTTCTATGGCTTCCCCTGTGGTAGCTGGAGGAGCTGCTGTTTTATTAGCATATATGCCGGATCTGAAACCTTACCAGATTATTGAAGCGCTTGTGAAAAGCAGCAATCCAAGTACTGCAAACGGATTCACAGATCAATCGCAGGCAGGTGGTGTTATCGACCTGAAAAAAGCTGCGGAATATGCCTATACCAATTTCTACAAAGGAAAGCCGTCAAGTACTGCTAAGCCTTCGAAATCCGTAAAAATGGCTGTTAAAAAATAA
- a CDS encoding DUF5683 domain-containing protein — MKKIFFTFFLCIAALAYSQVKPIDTVRMQTPPKEEPRVVKPGKTEAKIIEDLEKANGPTVKTIKLNPTRAGLYSAVLPGLGQFYNKKYWKIPIVWGAVGAGVGIAVWNDNQYKKYREYYIAKLNGTPNEFVDSHPFLDKRALGNAQDRAKRQRDYAIAITGLIYILNIVDAVVDAHLYESRHDPDLVFKPSVIQDQYGYSAPKTGFSLSYRF, encoded by the coding sequence ATGAAGAAAATATTTTTCACATTTTTCTTGTGTATCGCTGCATTGGCCTATTCACAAGTAAAACCTATTGATACCGTTCGGATGCAGACTCCTCCGAAAGAGGAACCCCGTGTGGTAAAACCAGGTAAAACAGAAGCAAAGATCATTGAAGATCTGGAAAAAGCCAATGGTCCCACAGTAAAAACTATAAAATTGAATCCCACCAGAGCAGGATTATATTCTGCTGTTTTACCGGGATTGGGACAGTTTTATAACAAAAAATACTGGAAAATTCCCATTGTTTGGGGAGCAGTAGGAGCCGGAGTGGGGATTGCTGTATGGAATGACAACCAGTATAAAAAATATCGTGAATACTACATCGCGAAACTTAATGGAACACCCAATGAGTTTGTGGACAGCCACCCGTTTTTAGATAAAAGAGCATTGGGGAACGCCCAGGACAGAGCGAAGAGACAAAGAGATTATGCTATTGCAATTACAGGACTTATTTATATTCTGAATATTGTAGATGCCGTAGTAGATGCTCACCTTTACGAAAGCCGTCATGACCCGGATTTGGTTTTTAAACCATCTGTTATTCAGGATCAGTATGGGTACAGTGCTCCCAAAACAGGGTTCAGTTTAAGTTATAGATTTTAG
- a CDS encoding lipocalin family protein, protein MKKLLLAGMLGTSLFAVSCSSVNKAATSQNQRADFLKLKGDWQIVSVDYEKGYKIKPFDEGADAQCFVGSHWRLIPNNWTGAYTLNGGGDCPAITQPIKFEVKDGNTFMFKKIAQGTKAKQNTAGYTMTLISQTTDQFSLQQDVPFEGGNVKVVYNFQRAGMK, encoded by the coding sequence ATGAAAAAGTTACTACTTGCAGGGATGTTGGGAACATCACTTTTTGCAGTGTCGTGTTCCTCTGTTAACAAAGCAGCTACATCTCAAAATCAAAGAGCAGACTTCCTTAAATTAAAAGGAGATTGGCAGATCGTGAGCGTAGATTATGAAAAAGGCTATAAAATCAAACCTTTTGATGAAGGTGCAGATGCGCAGTGTTTCGTAGGAAGCCACTGGAGACTGATTCCTAACAACTGGACAGGAGCGTATACTTTGAACGGAGGTGGAGATTGCCCGGCAATTACACAACCTATCAAGTTTGAAGTAAAAGACGGTAACACGTTTATGTTTAAAAAAATTGCTCAAGGTACTAAAGCAAAACAAAATACAGCCGGTTATACAATGACGTTAATCAGCCAGACTACAGATCAGTTTTCTCTTCAGCAAGATGTTCCTTTTGAAGGAGGCAATGTAAAAGTAGTTTACAACTTCCAGAGAGCAGGAATGAAATAA
- the dapB gene encoding 4-hydroxy-tetrahydrodipicolinate reductase, producing MKIALVGYGKMGKIIDEIAQKRGHEVVARLKETPTAENLNNPDVVIEFSLPEVAFENIKACLENKIPVICGTTGWLDQKEEIEKLAVENDSAFLYGSNFSLGVNLFFALNEKLADLMKNVDEYSCQLEEIHHIHKKDAPSGTAISIAEGIIQNNPKFDAWKLEETEGKQLGIFAVREDEVPGTHSVYYRSEVDEIEIKHTAFNRNGFALGAVVAAEWIKDKKGNFAMKDVLGL from the coding sequence ATGAAAATAGCATTAGTTGGTTATGGTAAAATGGGTAAGATCATTGATGAGATCGCACAGAAACGAGGTCATGAAGTAGTTGCCCGTCTTAAGGAAACCCCCACTGCTGAGAATCTTAATAATCCGGATGTTGTGATTGAATTCTCATTGCCGGAAGTGGCATTTGAAAACATCAAAGCTTGTCTTGAAAATAAAATTCCGGTGATCTGTGGAACTACAGGCTGGCTGGATCAAAAAGAAGAAATAGAAAAACTGGCTGTAGAAAACGACTCTGCATTCCTATATGGTTCCAACTTTAGTTTAGGAGTCAATTTATTTTTTGCTTTAAACGAAAAGCTTGCAGATCTGATGAAAAATGTAGATGAATACTCTTGCCAGTTGGAAGAGATTCACCATATCCATAAAAAAGATGCTCCAAGTGGAACTGCTATTTCTATTGCAGAAGGAATCATCCAAAACAATCCTAAATTTGATGCCTGGAAGCTGGAAGAAACAGAAGGTAAACAATTAGGGATTTTTGCAGTACGTGAAGATGAAGTTCCGGGAACTCACAGCGTGTATTACAGAAGTGAAGTAGACGAAATCGAGATCAAGCACACTGCTTTCAACAGAAACGGTTTTGCGCTGGGAGCTGTAGTAGCTGCCGAATGGATCAAAGATAAAAAAGGAAACTTCGCAATGAAAGACGTTTTGGGACTTTAA